One part of the Kryptolebias marmoratus isolate JLee-2015 linkage group LG13, ASM164957v2, whole genome shotgun sequence genome encodes these proteins:
- the smg6 gene encoding telomerase-binding protein EST1A, which yields MATELDRVRISAAELRAEASYSANITDCVREEQQELHAHKQHKKRDAKRPDLQRYKPAAGPGRRHRDSEEGESAPNDPLKAKSQQFDESSQGEKKRVSENVSEKQECTESGSGIRNREEDRMRGDGSNAQAQTNANDKKVLGENDQEHQETAGAPKPTKKARKPDREFYQPGSRRSNPGKDFVVVDKPPPRKQEPNLEPESHLSPGKREGNEKKSPPKQGGKDKVKAVQETVKLSNRNEETREQGNKKVETTPLPVDTSVDKITSKVEKLAIKEKGKLEHANKDRAQTEETKDDEEKPDKKRERGNRRRRGAEREKERNLESKREDEAGRGAKSNQRKPEKDKDKRAPDADGRRNEKTKEMHQSRRKDNHRENRKINDNNSSCRDGEKGPKTDSNFDKAVGQGDQHRSNVQVTTPSSKRYSKSDIRHSRNRAYSSSSASSVTSQDGPRRQLDMESTKWPRRDPGQKKKEGMDNNEEKRRHLQSWTSNKDSSSESLDRTRMCDREEEKRRRRRRRGGEEDMSTERQKEEGRTQTCNKGGGQGILRVSLDKQSSTSSHSGDAQNRKQAAASRGRGGILVLPTCTDISKSPEVGQRLFSGGFRGGAAGRNRGGRGGGVRRLWDPNNPDQKPALSSTQASQYSSLKQPVYLQTGTAYGQLHFLDTDDEVAGSPPVTQGEPFQSQQAAAMAYYKFQNSDNPYCYPVPNSSPHNSNPTASPRYPYPYNMGPYQMAHPNGMYPGPGPFGGSYRGAGYSQSGVGGGLTFEEAEQQTRGELGRLLKAADAHELQLSNLLSRDKLSADGLDRMPQLRSDLLGLYERIILTDIEFSDSQNVDQALWKNVFYQVIERFRQLLKDPAYDSIPDIRNMLLTLLDEGALFFDTLLQKLQTVYQFTLEDYMDGIAIRARPLRKTVKYALISAQRCMICQGDIARYREQATNSANYGKARSWYLKAKQIAPKNGRPYNQLALLAVYTKRKIDAVYYYMRSLAASNPILTAKESLMSLFEEAKRKAEQLERRKRQEHEGGSQGPPVRRRGRGDDGARVEVWIRPSGRTATSSSQRGGSESSRDSEQDGELGSLSAADLNKRFILSFLHAHGKLFTKVGMESFPAVASRVLQEFRTLLQHGPSLLGCTNMLQIITINMFAIHNAHGRGEEEDVRSVLLEQSTALGLGMFALLVQHCTELLKDTPAGQVPMADGDEEGKTEELEGMVRVSAFPLNLKEMLPSIKVWSDWMLGHPDEWNPPPCSLECSPDVWQCLADLCNVLAHVDHEEVPLYKVDSDEGEGDEELSLLQLKEDKLLAGFVPLLAAPQEPCYTDKHTDMAIAADCKRVTVLKYFLEALCGQEEPLLAFKGGKYISVATCPPPQHSDTRSRENSEEADDVILEAESSLSASDGEEDFEEAGDSENDIRELKARRHALANELAQQQKRRDKIQAVLQTGGQLELEVRPLFLVPDTNGFIDHLEGLKKLLQCGTYIIVVPLIVITELDGLAKGQDPFGGGVGSAVRCTGCRSTYNTGVAHMRAVQEKARSAVTFLEKGFEAREQCLRALTSRGNQLESIAFRSEDTSGQQGNNDDVILSCCLHYCKDKAKDFMPPQKNGTVRLQREVVLLTDDRNLRVKALTRNVPVRDIPSFLSWAKVG from the exons ATGGCGACCGAACTGGACAGAGTGCGAATCTCAGCTGCGGAACTGCGAGCTGAAGCTTCGTATTCGGCCAACATCACCGACTGTGTGAGAG AGGAGCAACAAGAACTTCATGCTCACAAGCAGCATAAAAAGCGTGACGCTAAACGTCCTGATCTGCAGCGTTACAAACCAGCAGCCGGACCCGGACGGCGTCATCGGGATAGTGAGGAAGGAGAAAGTGCTCCGAATGATCCCCTGAAAGCAAAATCCCAACAGTTTGATGAATCGTCTCAGGGTGAGAAAAAGAGAGTTTCTGAAAACGTTTCGGAGAAGCAGGAGTGCACAGAGAGTGGGTCCGGCATCAGAAATAGGGAAGAAGACCGAATGAGAGGTGATGGCAGTAATGCCCAGGCTCAAACGAATGCAAATGATAAGAAAGTGCTTGGTGAAAATGACCAAGAACATCAAGAAACCGCTGGAGCTCCTAAACCTACAAAGAAAGCCCGCAAACCAGACAGAGAGTTTTACCAACCCGGGAGCCGCAGGAGTAACCCGGGAAAGgactttgttgttgtggatAAGCCGCCCCCAAGGAAGCAAGAGCCAAACTTGGAGCCAGAATCTCATCTGAGTCCAGGGAAAAGGGAggggaatgaaaaaaaatctccacCCAAGCAGGGAGGAAAAGATAAAGTAAAAGCTGTTCAGGAGACTGTAAAATTGTCTAATCGCAACGAGGAAACTAGagaacaaggaaacaaaaaagtggaAACGACTCCATTACCTGTTGATACTTCAGTGGACAAAATTACAAGCAAAGTTGAAAAACTTGCCATAAAAGAGAAAGGTAAACTGGAGCATGcaaataaagacagagctcaAACTGAAGAAACCAAGGATGATGAAGAAAAACCGGATaagaagagagagaggggaaacCGCAGGCGGAGGGGAgcggagagagagaaagagagaaatctTGAGTCTAAGAGAGAAGATGAAGCAGGCCGGGGCGCAAAAAGCAACCAGAGAAAACCTGAGAAGGACAAAGACAAGAGAGCGCCAGATGCAGATGGGAGGAGGAACGAGAAGACTAAAGAAATGCACCAAAGCAGACGAAAAGATaatcacagagaaaacagaaagataaatgacaacaacagcagctgcagagatgGTGAAAAAGGTCCCAAAACGGACAGCAATTTCGACAAGGCCGTGGGACAGGGGGATCAACACAGATCGAACGTACAAGTCACCACACCGTCCTCGAAACGCTACTCCAAATCAGACATCCGACACTCGCGGAACAGAGCTTACAGCAGTAGCTCGGCTAGCAGTGTGACCAGCCAGGACGGTCCAAGGCGGCAACTGGACATGGAGAGTACCAAATGGCCGCGTCGCGACCCAGgccaaaagaagaaagagggGATGGATAACAACGAGGAGAAAAGGAGGCACTTGCAAAGCTGGACGAGCAACAAAGACTCATCCTCGGAATCGCTAGACAGGACTCGGATGTgtgacagagaagaagagaagaggcgaagaaggagaagaagaggcgGGGAGGAGGACATGagcacagagagacaaaaagaggaGGGCAGGACACAGACCTGTAACAAAGGTGGAGGTCAGGGAATCCTAAGAGTTTCTTTAGACAAACAGTCCAGTACCTCGTCACACAGCGGAGACGCACAGAATCGGAAGCAAGCCGCAGCTTCTCGGGGCAGAGGTGGGATCCTGGTGCTTCCAACCTGTACGGACATCTCCAAGTCACCTGAGGTGGGACAGAGGCTTTTTTCTGGTGGATTCAGGGGAGGAGCAGCTGGCAGAAATCGGGGAGGCCGAGGTGGAGGAGTGAGACGACTTTGGGATCCTAATAACCCAGATCAGAAACCTGCTCTTTCTAGCACTCAAGCGTCTCAGTATTCATCCCTCAAACAGCCCGTGTATCTCCAGACTGGGACCGCGTACGGACAGCTTCACTTTCTGGACACAGATGACGAGGTAGCAGGCAGCCCTCCGGTGACACAAGGGGAACCCTTTCAATCCCAGCAGGCAGCTGCAATGGCTTACTACAAATTCCAAAACTCCGACAACCCCTACTGCTACCCTGTGCCCAACAGTAGCCCCCATAATTCCAACCCCACCGCCAGCCCGCGCTACCCCTATCCTTACAATATGGGGCCATACCAGATGGCTCACCCTAATGGTATGTACCCAGGCCCTGGACCGTTTGGGGGGAGTTACAGGGGAGCAGGTTATTCTCAGTCAGGTGTGGGAGGCGGGCTGACATTTGAAGAAGCAGAGCAACAAACCAGAGGGGAGCTAGGGAGGCTGCTGAAGGCTGCCGACGCACACGAGCTTCAGCTCAGCAATCTGCTCTCCAGGGACAAACTGAGTGCCGATGGACTGGATCGCATGCCGCAGCTCAG ATCGGACCTCTTGGGACTGTACGAGCGGATCATCCTGACAGACATCGAGTTTTCCGACTCCCAAAACGTGGATCAGGCCTTGTGGAAGAATGTGTTTTACCAGGTCATAGAGCGCTTCCGGCAGCTGCTCAAAGACCCTGCCTATGATAGCATCCCTGATATCAGGAACATGCTGCTCACACTTCTGGATGAG GGAGCACTGTTCTTTGACACGCTGCTTCAGAAGCTGCAGACTGTGTACCAGTTCACATTAGAGGACTACATGGACGGAATCGCTATCAGAGCTCGCCCGTTACGCAAAACG gtaaaatatGCACTTATTAGTGCACAGCGCTGTATGATTTGTCAGGGAGATATCGCACGGTATCGGGAACAAGCCACCAACTCTGCAAACTACGGCAAGGCTCGCAG CTGGTACCTGAAAGCCAAGCAGATTGCCCCCAAAAACGGGCGACCGTATAACCAGCTGGCCCTGTTGGCAGTTTATACA AAGCGGAAGATAGACGCCGTGTATTATTATATGCGCAGCTTGGCAGCCTCCAACCCCATTCTGACTGCAAAGGAAAGCCTGATGAGTTTGTTCGAGGAAGCCAAGCGGAAG GCAGAACAGCTTGAGCGAAGAAAGAGGCAGGAGCACGAAGGAGGCTCTCAGGGCCCGCCGGTGCGGAGGAGAGGGCGAGGGGACGACGGAGCGCGTGTGGAGGTTTGGATCCGTCCCAGCGGACGAACGGCAACGTCGTCCTCACAGAGAGGGGGCAGTGAGTCCAGCAGGGACTCGGAGCAGGACGGCGAGCTGGGGAGCCTGAGCGCTGCTGAC CTGAATAAGCGGTTCATTCTGAGTTTCCTGCATGCACACGGGAAGCTCTTCACTAAAGTGGG AATGGAATCGTTCCCTGCAGTGGCGAGCCGTGTTTTACAGGAGTTCAGAACGCTCCTCCAGCACGGCCCTTCGCTGCTGGGCTGTACAAACATGCTGCAGATCATCACCATCAACATGTTTGCCATACATAATGCCCACGGCAGAG gtgaAGAAGAGGACGTCCGCTCCGTTTTACTCGAGCAGAGCACCGCTCTGGGCCTCGGGATGTTCGCTCTGCTGGTGCAGCACTGCACAGAGCTTCTCAAAGACACCCCTGCAG ggCAAGTCCCCATGGCAGATGGGGATGAGGAGGGTAAAACAGAAGAGCTGGAGGGGATGGTCAGAGTCTCTGCCTTCCCACTGAACCTGAAAGAAATGTTGCCGAGCATCAAAGTCTGGTCTGACTGGATGTTGGGACATCCAGACGAGTGGAACCCACCTCCATGCAGTTTAGA GTGCAGTCCTGATGTTTGGCAGTGCCTCGCTGACTTGTGTAATGTCCTGGCACATGTGGACCACGAGGAAGTGCCTCTGTACAAAGTTGACAGTGATGAAGGCGAGGGAGATGAGGAGCTGTCGTTGCTCCAGCTGAAGGAAGACAAGCTGCTTGCTGGCTTCGTACCTCTGTTAGCTGCACCGCAGGAGCCGTGttacacagataaacacactgACATG GCGATAGCAGCAGATTGTAAGAGGGTGACGGTGCTGAAGTACTTTCTGGAGGCTCTGTGTGGACAGGAAGAGCCTCTGCTGGCTTTCAAGGGAGGCAAATACATCTCTGTTGCAACTTGTCCTCCACCTCAACACTCAGACACAAGGAGCAGGGAGAATTCAGAGGAG GCCGATGACGTCATACTCGAGGCAGAGTCGTCTCTCTCTGCATCAGACGGAGAGGAGGATTTTGAGGAGGCGGGAGATAGTGAGAATGACATCAGAGAGCTGAAGGCACGACGCCACGCACTCGCTAACGAACTGGCTCAGCAGCAGAAGCGCAGGGACAAAATACAG GCCGTGCTGCAAACTGGTGGGCAGCTGGAACTGGAAGTAAGGCCCCTGTTTTTGGTCCCAGATACCAATGGGTTCATTGATCACTTAGAAGGCCTGAAAAAACTCCTTCAGTGTGGAACATACATAATAGTTGTACCGCTCattg TGATCACAGAGTTGGATGGCTTGGCTAAAGGCCAGGACCCCTTTGGTGGAGGAGTGGGGTCAGCTGTGCGCTGCACCGGCTGTCGCAGCACCTATAACACTGGTGTGGCCCACATGCGAGCCGTGCAGGAAAAGGCTCGGTCAGCAGTGACTTTCTTAGAGAAAGGATTCGAAGCCAGGGAACAGTGCCTAAGAGCTCTGACAAGCCGAGGAAATCAGCTCGAGTCTATTGCCTTCCGCAGTGAGGACACCTCTGGACAACAG ggTAACAATGATGATGTCATCTTGTCCTGCTGTCTTCACTACTGCAAAGACAAAGCAAAAGACTTCATGCCGCCTCAGAAAA ATGGGACAGTGAGGCTCCAGAGAGAGGTGGTGCTCCTCACAGACGATCGCAACCTGCGGGTCAAAGCTTTGACCCGCAACGTGCCCGTGAGAGACATTCCTTCCTTCCTCAGCTGGGCTAAAGTGGGCTGA